In Edaphobacter aggregans, the sequence TGCAAAATGCCCCGTATCGAGGAATTGGACCCGCGCGGTCGGCAGGTCCTTTCGAAAAGCCTCTGCTCCCGCAGGAATGAAGAAAGGATCGTTCTTGCCCCAGATCGCAAGCAAAGGCGGTTTGGACCTGCGAAAATACTCCTGGAATTTCGGATAGAGCTTCACGTTAGACGCATAATCCAGAAACAAATCGAGCTGAATCTCTTTGTTTCCTGGCCGTTCGAGCAGAGCCGTGTCCAAGGTGTATGACTCAGGCGGAACAGCCTCCGGATTCGCCACGCCATGGGTATACTGCCAGCGCGTTCCCCCCGCTGTCAGAACTGTTTGGCGAAGTATGTCCCTGTTTCCTGCTGTTGGCTCCGCCCAATATTTCCGGATCGGGCCCCAGGCATCGCCAAGGCCTTCTTCGTAGGCGTTCCCGTTCTGCGAAACAATCGCTGTGATCCTCTCGGGATGAGCCATCGCCAAACGGAAACCAGTCGGCGCGCCATAGTCGAATACGTAGATCGCGTACCGGTCGACCTTAAGTACCTGTGTGAAGGCATCGATTGTGAACGCCAATCGATCGAACGTGTGCGAATATTGGCGTTCCGGCGCCACCTCGGTGAATCCGAAACCTGGAAGGTCAGGTGCGACGACGTGGTAGTCATTCGCCAGGCGCGGAATGAGTTCGCGGAACATGAAAGATGAGGCCGGGAATCCGTGCAGTAAAAGAACTACGGGCGCGGTTACGTCGCCAGCCTCGCGATAAAACACCTGGACGCCATCGGCTTCGACCCTATGGATGGACGTAGTAGGTACGTTGAATCGGGCATCGTCCTGACGCGGCACTGAGCGTTTTGTCGGTGTTTGCGACGTCGCATCACTCATAGAATCCTCTCCTCACTTCTGCGGCGTTTAGTGCAGGTGAGATACCAAAAGGGGCACAGCTCGGTCGAAGAGAGCACATTCAGCGCAAATCATTCTGACAATTGAAGTTCGTAAGGAAGGAACTCGACGGATCTCAAACCGTAGCTGACAAATCTCTGACGGATGTCCGCCGCTGACGGATTTCCGTCGGATCCACTGCTACAGGTAGGAGGCTTGCTGAACGGCTTGGAAAGTCAGTTTTCGCCAGCTGCGCCGCCGATGCTCCCCTTCTGCGGCACCGCGGCAGGCCGACCAATACTAAGCTTCTTCATCCTGTAGGCCAACGAGGTTCGCTTCATCCCTAAAAGCGCTGCCGCGCCACTGATCACCCAATTGCTTGCTTCTAGCACATGAAGGATATGATCGCGCTCTACCTCCGCGAGACCATTTATCGGGACATTGGATCTCTTGTTGGGCTGGAATGGCTCCAGTTCGGAGGTTGGCGCGCGTAATACCGATTGTGGCGAGAGAATCACAGCACGTTCAATAAAGTTCTGCAATTCACGGACGTTTCCTGGCCATGGGTATCGCACCAACGCCTGCATCGTCTCCGGAGGGATTACGTCAATTCGTTTGTTCATGCGCTGAGAGTAGAGCCCCGTGAAGTGCCGCACCAATCTCGGAATATCCTCTGTGCGTTGTCGAAGGGCTGGGACGTGGATCGGGAATACTTTCAGACGATAGTAAAGATCTTCGCGAAACGTCCCTTGTTTGACCATGGCGGGCAAGTCGCGATGCGTGGCTGCGATTAGGCGGACGTCAACCTTATGCGTACGGTTGCTCCCGAGCCTCTCGAATTCTTGCTCCTGCAGAACGCGCAGCAGTTTCGCCTGAAGTTCCAAAGGTATATCGCCAACCTCGTCAAGAAACAGAGTGCCTTTATCGGCGAGTTCGAACCGTCCCGTTTTTTGGGCGATCGCGCCTGTAAAGGCTCCTTTTTCATGGCCGAACAGCTCACTTTCGAGGAGGCCAAGGGGAATCGCGGCACAGTTCAGTTTCACGAATGCCTTTTCGCTGCGACTGCCCAGCTTATGTATCGCACGCGCAACCAGTTCTTTGCCGGTGCCCGTCTCTCCCAGAATCAGCACGCCCGAATCAGTAGGGGCAACGACCGATACCATGCTCAGCGCGGTCTTCAATGCTGGGCTCTCTCCGACGATTTCTCCTAACTCGGCGCGAATTTCCTCTTCCAGATAGCGTCTTTGTTTCGTCTCCTTGTCTCGATCCTTTGTCGCCTGTTCGTACTCCAATGTGTTCTCAACGGCAATCGCTACCTGACAGGCCACCTGTTCGAGCAAGATGACGTCGTCTTTCGCAAAAACATTGTCCGAACGCCTACAGAGCATCAGAACGCCAACCACGCGATCGCGGCCTATGAGCGGAAGATAGCACCCCGTCCTGAGGCCTTCCTCGATCACGCGCTCATAAAGAAGCCGGCCGTCAGGATTCCCAAAGATTTCAGGATCGTCGCGGACCTGTTCGAAGCTATCGATCCGGATGCTCTTGCCTTTCCGCAATACCTGACCCGAGATCGAACTATTCATCGGCACCAACGATCCCTCACGGAAGGGTCCTTTCGCATCCGGATTGTGCAAGATAGTGACACGCAACGCGCCGCTCTCGGAGTCGGGTATCAGCAGAGCGGACACGTCACATTGCATTACCCTGAATAGATTCGTCGACAGCGCCTCAACCATTTGCCGGAGATCCAACCTCGACGTGACGCTGCTTGTGATTTCCAGAAGCAATCGCAGCCGATCGCGTTCGCGCTGCAGTGCTTGTTCGTTCAGGTGGCGCTCAATCGCGATCCCAGTGATGTGGCTGGCATTCTCGATCAACTGGAGTTCGTCGGTACTGGGCCTGCGTGGTTCACGATAGTTGATAGAAAATGTGCCGAGAGCTTTGCCTTCGCTCGTGAACAACGGGCGTGACCAAACTGAACGAATTCCATAAGGCAACATGCGGTTGCGATAGTGCTCCCAGATGGGATCGGTCAGGATGTCGGTTACATACACCGGTTCCTTCCGATAAATGGCTGTGCCGCAAGATCCGCCTTTCGGACCAACAGCCATGGCTCCTACGTGAGCGATGAATCCAGGAAGGCTGGGCGCAGCGGCACAATGGAGTTCCTTTCCGTCTTCGTCGGGAAGCCAAATCGTGCAAGACATGCCCTCGGCTTGCGATTCAACCAACTGAGCAATGTTCGCTAGAACCTCGGACAGAGGAGAGCCCGCAAAAATCAATCGTTGCAGGTTGAGGACAGACTCAGTCGAAAATAGCCCCAACTCGTGTTCCGACGGTGCGTCCCGCGATAGGACTTTTGCGGGAAACTGTATTGCTCTCTCCATGAATTATCCTTCCCGGTCCTAATTAGATTCGAGAAGTCGAGGTATGTCCTATCACAGGCCGACTTCATAGCGCCGATTCCGGGCCGCGTCAGACATTACTTTAAGCCGGAAAGGGGCGAAACTGCCACTGTTTAGATGAGCGAGTGAGCGGTGGAGGGGCTTTGCAGTTTGGTTTTGGGGCAGACCAGTTTTGAGATCGCTCGTGATCGAAACACAAATAAAGGAACTCACCCTGCCGAAGAGTCGGTACGTCGTCGAAGTGACCCCACCACAGATGCTTGTACCGCTGAACTGATGCGTCGTGGAATTGCGCCCCGGCAACGGGTAAATCGGAAGTTATGGCGGGCGACCGACTCTAACGGACGTTAGCCAGAAGTCGGCTTCGAGGAGATTACGATTGATCTCCTACAAGCCCTTTTCTGGATAGCTTCCGGTTAGTCGACCACTCGGGAACTCTGGTGCTGGGGAGCCTTCTACGGCATCATGCGGACAAATCGCCTTGATTTGCCGGGGCAGCTGCAGTCTCGCGGCGGCCTTCCACCAGAAACACATGGAAATCCGTGGCCAGAGGCTCAACGTTGAGCTGCCGCATCATCAGTGCGATTTGACCTCGATGGTAGGTGGAATGGTTCGCCAGATGTTGCATCAAGTGCGCCAATCTGACTTGTGTTTCGCGAAAAGGCAGCATTGTTTCCAAGGATTCGGTTGTTATACGATTCACGAACTCGGTTTTTTCCTCCTCGACTTCCGCCCACTTTAACTGCACCGCAGCGACGTTGGGAAATGCATCCGGTTCGAACAGGGCGCCCCGTCTCGTTCTCAAATCAGTCATGAATGCGGGACTAGGGAACGGCTCCTTCCAATACGCAAGCCAAATCCATGCGCCTCCGATGATGTGCAAAAGCGTGTCCCGCACGGAACGGAAGCTGCCCCCCAAATCTCGCGTGAACTGCTCAGCGGTGAGCACGGAGACCGTTTGCAAGACCCTGTTGTTGGCCCAGTGGTCGTATTCGTAAAGCAGGTGGATGTCATCTTTAGTCATCGTGGTAGCAGGTGGCCGGCCTTCTTTTTGGGGAATTTTACGTTACCCTCGGTGTTCTTCAAAACCGGAGACGAAGGTATTTCTGGTATCACAGGCAATCATTGTCGCTCTGGTTGGACTGGTGCTGAGACAACGGCAGGGGTCATCTGTTGCAATCTGTGAGCGAAATGGCAGTGTTCGTAAGCTTCTATCTTCCTCCTACCTGCAGGAGGACAATGTCCTCCTGCTTTCACTCCGTCTTCGCGATGAACACCTTAGGCGCTGGCCTGCTGAACGGTGCCATCGGCTGGACTATCATGTTGTTCACTCTGGTTACCGGA encodes:
- a CDS encoding alpha/beta fold hydrolase, with amino-acid sequence MSDATSQTPTKRSVPRQDDARFNVPTTSIHRVEADGVQVFYREAGDVTAPVVLLLHGFPASSFMFRELIPRLANDYHVVAPDLPGFGFTEVAPERQYSHTFDRLAFTIDAFTQVLKVDRYAIYVFDYGAPTGFRLAMAHPERITAIVSQNGNAYEEGLGDAWGPIRKYWAEPTAGNRDILRQTVLTAGGTRWQYTHGVANPEAVPPESYTLDTALLERPGNKEIQLDLFLDYASNVKLYPKFQEYFRRSKPPLLAIWGKNDPFFIPAGAEAFRKDLPTARVQFLDTGHFAIETHVVEIAAAMKDFFAANDVGRLKAERTA
- a CDS encoding sigma 54-interacting transcriptional regulator — protein: MGLFSTESVLNLQRLIFAGSPLSEVLANIAQLVESQAEGMSCTIWLPDEDGKELHCAAAPSLPGFIAHVGAMAVGPKGGSCGTAIYRKEPVYVTDILTDPIWEHYRNRMLPYGIRSVWSRPLFTSEGKALGTFSINYREPRRPSTDELQLIENASHITGIAIERHLNEQALQRERDRLRLLLEITSSVTSRLDLRQMVEALSTNLFRVMQCDVSALLIPDSESGALRVTILHNPDAKGPFREGSLVPMNSSISGQVLRKGKSIRIDSFEQVRDDPEIFGNPDGRLLYERVIEEGLRTGCYLPLIGRDRVVGVLMLCRRSDNVFAKDDVILLEQVACQVAIAVENTLEYEQATKDRDKETKQRRYLEEEIRAELGEIVGESPALKTALSMVSVVAPTDSGVLILGETGTGKELVARAIHKLGSRSEKAFVKLNCAAIPLGLLESELFGHEKGAFTGAIAQKTGRFELADKGTLFLDEVGDIPLELQAKLLRVLQEQEFERLGSNRTHKVDVRLIAATHRDLPAMVKQGTFREDLYYRLKVFPIHVPALRQRTEDIPRLVRHFTGLYSQRMNKRIDVIPPETMQALVRYPWPGNVRELQNFIERAVILSPQSVLRAPTSELEPFQPNKRSNVPINGLAEVERDHILHVLEASNWVISGAAALLGMKRTSLAYRMKKLSIGRPAAVPQKGSIGGAAGEN
- a CDS encoding DinB family protein encodes the protein MTKDDIHLLYEYDHWANNRVLQTVSVLTAEQFTRDLGGSFRSVRDTLLHIIGGAWIWLAYWKEPFPSPAFMTDLRTRRGALFEPDAFPNVAAVQLKWAEVEEEKTEFVNRITTESLETMLPFRETQVRLAHLMQHLANHSTYHRGQIALMMRQLNVEPLATDFHVFLVEGRRETAAAPANQGDLSA